In the genome of Elusimicrobiales bacterium, the window CCGGGCCCCACGCGGCTTACCCGCGCGCGCTGGCCCATATGCTCCACCGCGCGCGCCAGGTCGCGGTAAAGCCCGGCCTCCTCGTAGCGCATGGCGGCGGCGGAATTTTTCATCCGGGCGGAAAACCGCTTCAGCAGCGTCCCCAGCCTTCCCTCCAGAATCATGGCGGCGCGGCGGACTATTTTGAGGTAATCCGCCCGGCTGATTTTGCCGGCGCAGGGCGCGGGGCATTGCCCGGTGTGGAAATACAGGCAGCCGTTTATCCTGCGCGTGTCCAATGGTTTGGACAGCGAAAATTCCCATTTGCACGGCCTGAGCGGCAGCAGCCGGCTGCGCCAGAAATAGCGCAGCAGCCTTTTTATGCCCGCCGCGTCCGGGTAGGGGCCGTAGTATTTCCCGCCGCCGCTTTTGCGGCGCACGGCCAGAATGCGCGGGAAATCCTCGTCCGTGATTTTGATATACGGGTAGGATTTGTCGTCCTTCCACATGCTGTTGAAAAACGGCTGGTGGAGCCTGATGAGTTTGCGCTCCAGCACAAGCGCGTCACGCTCGCTGTCGCAGACGATGCAGTCTATCTTTCGGATAAGCGGCACTAGGGCCGGGGTTTTCCAGTCCCCCGCCGCGCGCGAGGCCTGGAAATACTGCGCCACCCGCGCGGCCAGACTGTTGGCCTTGCCGATGTATATTATCTTCCCGGCGGCGTCGCGCATGATATAGACGCCCGGCGCCGCCGGCAGGTTTTTATAGGGTATGGTCTGCATCGGCCTGCAATTTGGCCTCAAACCCTTCCGAGGCGATGAACACATAGTTTCTGCCGCTTTTTGTTTTCAGCATAAGCCCGCGCTTTGCCAGATCCATAAGGTCGGCATAGGCGGTGCCGTATGCGACGTTCTGAATTTGCGCGTGCCTCCGTATCGCATATATTCTGCCGGGCTTTTTCAGCGCGTCGCCGAGTATTTCCCGCTGCCTGTGGTTGAGCCCTGGAAACTTCCGCAGCATGCCGGCGGAACGGGCGGCCTCCTCGTTTTTTCTGGCTATATGGCGCATTATCTCGCTGGCCGCGTCATGTATGACGCGCAGATTGTACATGATGAAATAAGTGGCGTCGCCGCCGTCCAGCTCGGAATGCAGGAAAGCGCGCATGTACTGCCCGGAGCTTTTGAGGACTATGCGCGAAATGGAAATATATTCAAAAGGCGAGTAGCCGCTGCGCAGCATGTGCCAGTAGAATATCGCCCGCGCCGTCCTGCCGTTGCCGTCCACGAAAGGATGGTCGTAGCCTACCCAGAAATGCAGCAGAATGGCTTTAACGACCGGATGCATGAACTCGGAATCATCATTGGCGAAGGCTATCAGCCTGTTCATCCTCTCTTCAAGCTCCGCGCCGGAAGGCGGGGTGTGCAGAATGGTGCCTTCCCCGTCAAAAACTTTGACATCGTCGTCTTCCGGGCTGCGCCTGAATCTGCCCGAATCCGCGGGGGTGTCAAGAGTGCCTTCGGTAACTATTGAATGCAGCCGCCTGATGGCCTCAACAGTCAGCGACGCATCCTTGAGGTTTCTCCGTATTTCCTCAATCGCCCTGTAATTGTTGACCACCATTTGCTCATGCCTGTTGGCCGGAGCGCGGTTGGAACGCAGCATTTCCTTGGCCTCTTTTCTTGTAACGGCGGCCCCTTCTATCTGGCTGGACGCGATGGCCTCTTCCATAAGGGAACTGATTATGTATCGGATTCTCTCCTCGCGCGAAGGCATCCCCTCCAGCCGGGCGCTGACAGCGGAATTCCTGTCAATGAGATGCAGCCATTCCTGCGCCTGTTCGGGAAGCCAGTACGAAAAATGCCGCCCCCCCCTGTCGCGAAGCGGGAATTCCCTTGCCTGTCCGAATGAATATATTTTCCTCGCAGCCCATGCTTTTTCGGCGGATATGCCCGCCGGCATCGGCAATTGTCTGAATTGCTCCCAATAGTAGTATTTCCTGTTCCATTCTTTCAGCGCAACTTTCATTTCAGGATTGGACAGAATATTCAAACCGGTCCTTA includes:
- a CDS encoding Fic family protein, yielding MKVALKEWNRKYYYWEQFRQLPMPAGISAEKAWAARKIYSFGQAREFPLRDRGGRHFSYWLPEQAQEWLHLIDRNSAVSARLEGMPSREERIRYIISSLMEEAIASSQIEGAAVTRKEAKEMLRSNRAPANRHEQMVVNNYRAIEEIRRNLKDASLTVEAIRRLHSIVTEGTLDTPADSGRFRRSPEDDDVKVFDGEGTILHTPPSGAELEERMNRLIAFANDDSEFMHPVVKAILLHFWVGYDHPFVDGNGRTARAIFYWHMLRSGYSPFEYISISRIVLKSSGQYMRAFLHSELDGGDATYFIMYNLRVIHDAASEIMRHIARKNEEAARSAGMLRKFPGLNHRQREILGDALKKPGRIYAIRRHAQIQNVAYGTAYADLMDLAKRGLMLKTKSGRNYVFIASEGFEAKLQADADHTL
- a CDS encoding excinuclease ABC subunit UvrC, translated to MQTIPYKNLPAAPGVYIMRDAAGKIIYIGKANSLAARVAQYFQASRAAGDWKTPALVPLIRKIDCIVCDSERDALVLERKLIRLHQPFFNSMWKDDKSYPYIKITDEDFPRILAVRRKSGGGKYYGPYPDAAGIKRLLRYFWRSRLLPLRPCKWEFSLSKPLDTRRINGCLYFHTGQCPAPCAGKISRADYLKIVRRAAMILEGRLGTLLKRFSARMKNSAAAMRYEEAGLYRDLARAVEHMGQRARVSRVGPGQLEREMETSAAAAELARHIGLARPPVHIEGFDTSHLFGRQPVGSMVCFIAGKPNRAHYRRFKIKTPAPARGGDDFAMIAEITGRRLARLKAEGGPFPDLLLIDGGMGQLAAACRAASGQGVRIPIISLAKEREEIFVPGRRGPVVLDRASPALRLLMAVRDEAHRFGIKYHRWLRSRKLAEDL